One region of Daphnia pulicaria isolate SC F1-1A chromosome 7, SC_F0-13Bv2, whole genome shotgun sequence genomic DNA includes:
- the LOC124348893 gene encoding KAT8 regulatory NSL complex subunit 3-like isoform X3 yields MVVKAMEDSREASISCRNIPNGSGTEPSPVQLDHCYAKPWNWRQEMAHCKPIRVLFAENSSPVCDDVIDVEVPSPVKHHSILDTELTDKNYVESVQKLSLLSTDENNSDWEETVKRDGWTPLQNRIFNKVVKLLIADNMAKLATEKLENEAIQKKINVEGSAKKLRIILSSVSWDVKITQWLHLTLIEHLNQDYLLCYINMLQVLQSRVPTLVDRILNTPLTNSKLLALNNQILNFVVSKPWEPALKPNVSATTKAPPVTPFIIMVPSGTNNYNSLSSMNGSRRFQTWHNLLQTLGRVTTVSLQTSSTPQTLPLPMFVEAIINATVQKVQELKAGCPSRPIVLAGLQQGALIAAQVAYMEPVTALLCLGFPLFCVDGKRGEPDDFILDIKCPTMLIVGQSSSTCTVDGIEQFRHRMKAESSLIVVDGAVDSLRMLKWKKKLQNVTQSMVDTCILEEISTFFSAVLTQVPAPGSGKKSPVERKSDATSLNAGLTKRPRHQVDADDSPHSALSGHNYSQSTPFAPPWKGRSGTGLRVRGGRAGPGHTSRLPYQRAISEISPSTPKGRLARSLSTHRALPTSTDHLPPRGSSQRANISNSLDSVEIDCKSSVGSSQGSPKEEGFQPPMECKGGGDSSETESAPPADDDDEIMEDLRFCNEFMSKQQHSQTPQKLDDSMQDDDFCLKYSGDEVDVCRRLSAENRNRNLNSKNQPADPPE; encoded by the exons ATGGTAGTTAAAGCAATGGAAGATAGTCGGGAGGCTTCGATTTCTTGTAGGAATATACCTAATGGATCG GGTACCGAACCTAGCCCAGTACAACTGGATCATTGCTATGCTAAACCATGGAATTGGCGCCAAGAAATGGCCCATTGTAAACCTATACGTGTTCTTTTTGCAGAGAATAGTTCTCCTGTTTG tgATGATGTGATAGATGTTGAAGTCCCTTCTCCCGTAAAACACCACTCTATCCTAGATACTGAACTCACTGACAAAAATTATGTGGAATCAGTGCAGAAGTTGAGTCTTCTTTCAAcagatgaaaataattcagatTGGGAAGAAACGGTCAAAAGAGATGGATGGACTCCATTGcaaaatcgaatttttaatAAG GTTGTAAAATTGCTTATTGCAGACAACATGGCAAAACTAGCTactgaaaaacttgaaaatgaagctatccaaaagaaaatcaatgtgGAAGGTTCTGCCAAAAAATTGAGAATAATCCTCTCCTCAGTGTCATGGGATGTGAAGATAACTCAGTGGCTGCATTTGACACTAATTGAACATCTAAATCAAGACTATTTGTTGTGTTACATAAACATGCTACAAGTGCTCCAGAGTAGAGTGCCTACCTTGGTTGATCGAATACTCAACACCCCTCTTACTAACAGCAAGCTTTTGGCTTTAAACAACCAAATCCTGAATTTTGTTGTTAGCAAGCCTTGGGAGCCTGCTTTGAAACCCAATGTTTCAGCAACTACCAAAGCTCCACCTGTAACACCATTCATTATTATGGTACCTTCAGGAACCAATAAttacaattctttatcaaG TATGAATGGGTCAAGGCGCTTTCAAACCTGGCACAACCTACTACAGACTCTTGGAAGAGTAACAACTGTTTCTCTCCAGACATCATCGACCCCACAAACACTACCCCTACCTATGTTTGTTGAGGCCATCATCAATGCTACGGTACAGAAAGTCCAAGAGCTGAAAGCTGGCTGCCCGAGTCGCCCGATCGTTCTTGCAGGTCTTCAGCAAGGGGCATTAATAGCCGCACag GTCGCCTATATGGAACCTGTTACGGCGCTACTTTGTTTAGGCTTCCCACTTTTCTGCGTTGATGGCAAACGAGGCGAACCTGATGATTTCATTCTAGATATAAAATGTCCTACAATGTTGATCGTAGGTCAATCTTCCTCGACGTGCACAGTAGACGGAATAGAGCAGTTTAGACACCGTATGAAAGCTGAATCTTCTCTCATAGTTGTAGACGGTGCTGTTGATTCGTTAAGAATGCTAAA atggaaaaagaaactacAAAATGTTACCCAGTCGATGGTGGATACCTGTATTTTGGAAGAAATATCAACTTTCTTTTCAGCAGTTTTGACCCAAGTACCTGCTCCAGGTTCTGGGAAAAAGAGTCCAGTTGAGCGAAAGTCTGATGCCACATCACTTAATGCTGGACTCACGAAAAGGCCTAGGCATCAAGTTGACGCGGATGATTCACCCCATTCTGCATTGAGTGGTCATAACTATTCTCAAAG TACTCCGTTTGCCCCACCATGGAAGGGTCGCAGTGGAACTGGGCTTCGAGTGCGAGGTGGACGAGCAGGGCCCGGACACACAAG CAGACTTCCATATCAAAGAGCAATCTCCGAAATTTCGCCATCCACTCCAAAAG GTCGACTTGCACGTTCCTTGAGTACTCATCGTGCGCTACCAACGTCAACTGACCATTTACCACCTCGTGGGTCTTCACAGCGAGCAAATATTTCCAATTCTTTGGATAGCGTGGAAATTGATTGCAAG TCGAGCGTCGGTAGTTCTCAAGGATCGCCCAAAGAGGAAGGCTTTCAGCCTCCGATGGAATGCAAG GGAGGCGGCGATAGCTCCGAGACAGAATCGGCTCCTCCtgccgatgatgatgatgagattaTGGAAGATTTGCGCTTTTGCAATGAGTTTATGTCTAAGCAACAGCACAGCCAAACACCTCA
- the LOC124348893 gene encoding KAT8 regulatory NSL complex subunit 3-like isoform X2, which produces MVVKAMEDSREASISCRNIPNGSGTEPSPVQLDHCYAKPWNWRQEMAHCKPIRVLFAENSSPVCDDVIDVEVPSPVKHHSILDTELTDKNYVESVQKLSLLSTDENNSDWEETVKRDGWTPLQNRIFNKVVKLLIADNMAKLATEKLENEAIQKKINVEGSAKKLRIILSSVSWDVKITQWLHLTLIEHLNQDYLLCYINMLQVLQSRVPTLVDRILNTPLTNSKLLALNNQILNFVVSKPWEPALKPNVSATTKAPPVTPFIIMVPSGTNNYNSLSSMNGSRRFQTWHNLLQTLGRVTTVSLQTSSTPQTLPLPMFVEAIINATVQKVQELKAGCPSRPIVLAGLQQGALIAAQVAYMEPVTALLCLGFPLFCVDGKRGEPDDFILDIKCPTMLIVGQSSSTCTVDGIEQFRHRMKAESSLIVVDGAVDSLRMLKWKKKLQNVTQSMVDTCILEEISTFFSAVLTQVPAPGSGKKSPVERKSDATSLNAGLTKRPRHQVDADDSPHSALSGHNYSQSTPFAPPWKGRSGTGLRVRGGRAGPGHTRLPYQRAISEISPSTPKGRLARSLSTHRALPTSTDHLPPRGSSQRANISNSLDSVEIDCKSSVGSSQGSPKEEGFQPPMECKGGGDSSETESAPPADDDDEIMEDLRFCNEFMSKQQHSQTPQKLDDSMQDDDFCLKYSGDEADDLPLVDVCRRLSAENRNRNLNSKNQPADPPE; this is translated from the exons ATGGTAGTTAAAGCAATGGAAGATAGTCGGGAGGCTTCGATTTCTTGTAGGAATATACCTAATGGATCG GGTACCGAACCTAGCCCAGTACAACTGGATCATTGCTATGCTAAACCATGGAATTGGCGCCAAGAAATGGCCCATTGTAAACCTATACGTGTTCTTTTTGCAGAGAATAGTTCTCCTGTTTG tgATGATGTGATAGATGTTGAAGTCCCTTCTCCCGTAAAACACCACTCTATCCTAGATACTGAACTCACTGACAAAAATTATGTGGAATCAGTGCAGAAGTTGAGTCTTCTTTCAAcagatgaaaataattcagatTGGGAAGAAACGGTCAAAAGAGATGGATGGACTCCATTGcaaaatcgaatttttaatAAG GTTGTAAAATTGCTTATTGCAGACAACATGGCAAAACTAGCTactgaaaaacttgaaaatgaagctatccaaaagaaaatcaatgtgGAAGGTTCTGCCAAAAAATTGAGAATAATCCTCTCCTCAGTGTCATGGGATGTGAAGATAACTCAGTGGCTGCATTTGACACTAATTGAACATCTAAATCAAGACTATTTGTTGTGTTACATAAACATGCTACAAGTGCTCCAGAGTAGAGTGCCTACCTTGGTTGATCGAATACTCAACACCCCTCTTACTAACAGCAAGCTTTTGGCTTTAAACAACCAAATCCTGAATTTTGTTGTTAGCAAGCCTTGGGAGCCTGCTTTGAAACCCAATGTTTCAGCAACTACCAAAGCTCCACCTGTAACACCATTCATTATTATGGTACCTTCAGGAACCAATAAttacaattctttatcaaG TATGAATGGGTCAAGGCGCTTTCAAACCTGGCACAACCTACTACAGACTCTTGGAAGAGTAACAACTGTTTCTCTCCAGACATCATCGACCCCACAAACACTACCCCTACCTATGTTTGTTGAGGCCATCATCAATGCTACGGTACAGAAAGTCCAAGAGCTGAAAGCTGGCTGCCCGAGTCGCCCGATCGTTCTTGCAGGTCTTCAGCAAGGGGCATTAATAGCCGCACag GTCGCCTATATGGAACCTGTTACGGCGCTACTTTGTTTAGGCTTCCCACTTTTCTGCGTTGATGGCAAACGAGGCGAACCTGATGATTTCATTCTAGATATAAAATGTCCTACAATGTTGATCGTAGGTCAATCTTCCTCGACGTGCACAGTAGACGGAATAGAGCAGTTTAGACACCGTATGAAAGCTGAATCTTCTCTCATAGTTGTAGACGGTGCTGTTGATTCGTTAAGAATGCTAAA atggaaaaagaaactacAAAATGTTACCCAGTCGATGGTGGATACCTGTATTTTGGAAGAAATATCAACTTTCTTTTCAGCAGTTTTGACCCAAGTACCTGCTCCAGGTTCTGGGAAAAAGAGTCCAGTTGAGCGAAAGTCTGATGCCACATCACTTAATGCTGGACTCACGAAAAGGCCTAGGCATCAAGTTGACGCGGATGATTCACCCCATTCTGCATTGAGTGGTCATAACTATTCTCAAAG TACTCCGTTTGCCCCACCATGGAAGGGTCGCAGTGGAACTGGGCTTCGAGTGCGAGGTGGACGAGCAGGGCCCGGACACACAAG ACTTCCATATCAAAGAGCAATCTCCGAAATTTCGCCATCCACTCCAAAAG GTCGACTTGCACGTTCCTTGAGTACTCATCGTGCGCTACCAACGTCAACTGACCATTTACCACCTCGTGGGTCTTCACAGCGAGCAAATATTTCCAATTCTTTGGATAGCGTGGAAATTGATTGCAAG TCGAGCGTCGGTAGTTCTCAAGGATCGCCCAAAGAGGAAGGCTTTCAGCCTCCGATGGAATGCAAG GGAGGCGGCGATAGCTCCGAGACAGAATCGGCTCCTCCtgccgatgatgatgatgagattaTGGAAGATTTGCGCTTTTGCAATGAGTTTATGTCTAAGCAACAGCACAGCCAAACACCTCA
- the LOC124348893 gene encoding KAT8 regulatory NSL complex subunit 3-like isoform X1, with amino-acid sequence MVVKAMEDSREASISCRNIPNGSGTEPSPVQLDHCYAKPWNWRQEMAHCKPIRVLFAENSSPVCDDVIDVEVPSPVKHHSILDTELTDKNYVESVQKLSLLSTDENNSDWEETVKRDGWTPLQNRIFNKVVKLLIADNMAKLATEKLENEAIQKKINVEGSAKKLRIILSSVSWDVKITQWLHLTLIEHLNQDYLLCYINMLQVLQSRVPTLVDRILNTPLTNSKLLALNNQILNFVVSKPWEPALKPNVSATTKAPPVTPFIIMVPSGTNNYNSLSSMNGSRRFQTWHNLLQTLGRVTTVSLQTSSTPQTLPLPMFVEAIINATVQKVQELKAGCPSRPIVLAGLQQGALIAAQVAYMEPVTALLCLGFPLFCVDGKRGEPDDFILDIKCPTMLIVGQSSSTCTVDGIEQFRHRMKAESSLIVVDGAVDSLRMLKWKKKLQNVTQSMVDTCILEEISTFFSAVLTQVPAPGSGKKSPVERKSDATSLNAGLTKRPRHQVDADDSPHSALSGHNYSQSTPFAPPWKGRSGTGLRVRGGRAGPGHTSRLPYQRAISEISPSTPKGRLARSLSTHRALPTSTDHLPPRGSSQRANISNSLDSVEIDCKSSVGSSQGSPKEEGFQPPMECKGGGDSSETESAPPADDDDEIMEDLRFCNEFMSKQQHSQTPQKLDDSMQDDDFCLKYSGDEADDLPLVDVCRRLSAENRNRNLNSKNQPADPPE; translated from the exons ATGGTAGTTAAAGCAATGGAAGATAGTCGGGAGGCTTCGATTTCTTGTAGGAATATACCTAATGGATCG GGTACCGAACCTAGCCCAGTACAACTGGATCATTGCTATGCTAAACCATGGAATTGGCGCCAAGAAATGGCCCATTGTAAACCTATACGTGTTCTTTTTGCAGAGAATAGTTCTCCTGTTTG tgATGATGTGATAGATGTTGAAGTCCCTTCTCCCGTAAAACACCACTCTATCCTAGATACTGAACTCACTGACAAAAATTATGTGGAATCAGTGCAGAAGTTGAGTCTTCTTTCAAcagatgaaaataattcagatTGGGAAGAAACGGTCAAAAGAGATGGATGGACTCCATTGcaaaatcgaatttttaatAAG GTTGTAAAATTGCTTATTGCAGACAACATGGCAAAACTAGCTactgaaaaacttgaaaatgaagctatccaaaagaaaatcaatgtgGAAGGTTCTGCCAAAAAATTGAGAATAATCCTCTCCTCAGTGTCATGGGATGTGAAGATAACTCAGTGGCTGCATTTGACACTAATTGAACATCTAAATCAAGACTATTTGTTGTGTTACATAAACATGCTACAAGTGCTCCAGAGTAGAGTGCCTACCTTGGTTGATCGAATACTCAACACCCCTCTTACTAACAGCAAGCTTTTGGCTTTAAACAACCAAATCCTGAATTTTGTTGTTAGCAAGCCTTGGGAGCCTGCTTTGAAACCCAATGTTTCAGCAACTACCAAAGCTCCACCTGTAACACCATTCATTATTATGGTACCTTCAGGAACCAATAAttacaattctttatcaaG TATGAATGGGTCAAGGCGCTTTCAAACCTGGCACAACCTACTACAGACTCTTGGAAGAGTAACAACTGTTTCTCTCCAGACATCATCGACCCCACAAACACTACCCCTACCTATGTTTGTTGAGGCCATCATCAATGCTACGGTACAGAAAGTCCAAGAGCTGAAAGCTGGCTGCCCGAGTCGCCCGATCGTTCTTGCAGGTCTTCAGCAAGGGGCATTAATAGCCGCACag GTCGCCTATATGGAACCTGTTACGGCGCTACTTTGTTTAGGCTTCCCACTTTTCTGCGTTGATGGCAAACGAGGCGAACCTGATGATTTCATTCTAGATATAAAATGTCCTACAATGTTGATCGTAGGTCAATCTTCCTCGACGTGCACAGTAGACGGAATAGAGCAGTTTAGACACCGTATGAAAGCTGAATCTTCTCTCATAGTTGTAGACGGTGCTGTTGATTCGTTAAGAATGCTAAA atggaaaaagaaactacAAAATGTTACCCAGTCGATGGTGGATACCTGTATTTTGGAAGAAATATCAACTTTCTTTTCAGCAGTTTTGACCCAAGTACCTGCTCCAGGTTCTGGGAAAAAGAGTCCAGTTGAGCGAAAGTCTGATGCCACATCACTTAATGCTGGACTCACGAAAAGGCCTAGGCATCAAGTTGACGCGGATGATTCACCCCATTCTGCATTGAGTGGTCATAACTATTCTCAAAG TACTCCGTTTGCCCCACCATGGAAGGGTCGCAGTGGAACTGGGCTTCGAGTGCGAGGTGGACGAGCAGGGCCCGGACACACAAG CAGACTTCCATATCAAAGAGCAATCTCCGAAATTTCGCCATCCACTCCAAAAG GTCGACTTGCACGTTCCTTGAGTACTCATCGTGCGCTACCAACGTCAACTGACCATTTACCACCTCGTGGGTCTTCACAGCGAGCAAATATTTCCAATTCTTTGGATAGCGTGGAAATTGATTGCAAG TCGAGCGTCGGTAGTTCTCAAGGATCGCCCAAAGAGGAAGGCTTTCAGCCTCCGATGGAATGCAAG GGAGGCGGCGATAGCTCCGAGACAGAATCGGCTCCTCCtgccgatgatgatgatgagattaTGGAAGATTTGCGCTTTTGCAATGAGTTTATGTCTAAGCAACAGCACAGCCAAACACCTCA